In the genome of Paracholeplasma manati, the window GAACTCAAAATCAAAGAAAAAGAAACCACCCCAGATGGCGAAATCACGTTGGTGGCGACCCGTTGTATTGGTGCCTGTGGCTTAGCACCGGTTTTTTCTGTAGACGGTGCGATTCACGGGAACGCCAACGTCTCTAAGGTCAAAGACATCATCAAAGAACTCAAGGAAGCCCATCATGAAGCTTAATGAACTCATGGGTTTGATGGCAGCGAAAAGCTATACACCATCACTGATGAAAGACAAAGAAATCAACTTTGCTTTTTGTTCCGATTTGATGAGCGATGCCTTGGTCATCATGAATTCTGTGAAAGACCCAACCATCCTCGAACATACCATCCTAATCACTGGATTGGCCACCCAACAATCGATTCGAACTGCAGAGATGCTCGATGTCGATGTGGTTTTATTGGTCAGAGGTAAAATTCCCTCTGAAAAAGTGATTTTACTGGCACATGAAGCGCAAGTGATGTTGTTATCAACCGATACCACGATGTTCAATGCGAGTGGGATTTTGTTTGAAAAAGGCATCCGCGGCGTTAAATATAACATCCAATGGTAAAAGAACATCAAATCATAGCTGGCAACTTTGATTTGGCAGGTAGGGCGTCCTCTGACCTCAAACGACTGCTCAAATCGATGGCCACTTACCCTCGATTGTATGTCAATCGTGTCTGTTCCGCTTCCTATGAAGCTGAAATCAATATCGTCATCCACTCCGTCGGTGGGTATATGACTTATGAAGTCAATGAAGCTAACATAGAACTGAATTTTTTTGACGATGGTCCTGGGATTCCAGACATCGAATTAGCGATGAAAAAAGGGTATTCAACGGCGAGTCAAATTGCCCATTTGAATGGATTTGGCGCGGGGATGGGACTCAATAATATCAAAGAGCTCTCCGACCGACTTACCATCCATTCAACCCCACGAGGGACCCACTTAAAAATGATCTTTACGATAGGTGAACGCGATGCCTAAATTATCCATTCTCCTTGAAAATACACACTATACGATTTTAAACCCAAATCTTGAAGACCGCGTTTTTACAGGGGTTTACGCAACCGATTTATTATCGACAGCGATTAAACACATGAAACCAGACATGGCGCTCATCACTTTGATTTCAACGAACTCAACGCTGAATCTAGCCATGATGGTGGATTTCAATGTCATCATTTTGACAAAGGATGCAGAAGTAACGGAATCCTTTATCCAAAAAGCGACTTTAGAAGACATCACCTTAGTTAAAACCGATTATCTAACCCATGAAGTCATCATTGACCTGGTGAAACGAGGTCTCTTATGACCTATGCGTATGATTTACACATCCACAGCGTTTTATCCCCGTGTGGTGATGTCTTAATGACACCCAACAACATCTTTAATATGGCAACTTTAAAAGGCTTGGACATCATCGCCATCACCGACCACAATTCGTTAAAACAATTGAAGGTGTGTCATGAGCTATCTCAAAGCTATGATTTGTTGTTTATCCCAGGGGTAGAAATCACCGTGAAAGAAGACTTTGACGTCTTGTGTTACTTTAAACACATCGACGACGCGTTGGCTTTTGACCTTTTACTCGAACAAGCTTTACCGAAAATCATGAATCAACCAGAACAATTCGGTGAGCAATACATCTGTGATATCCATGATGATTTTGTGGCAGAAGCACCATACTTGCTCATTAATCCTATTGAATGGACTCTACAAGAACTCATCGAAAATCTAAAAGCATTTCCACACATCTTAATCTATGCACACCTCGACAAAAAGAGTCGTAGTGGTAAAGATTATGTCGATCGATACACACTCGATGGCATTGAATTCATAAATCCCGAATTAAAGCAGGCAAAAAATCATTTTAAAAATAGCGATGCCCATCAAATCATCGATATATCAGAACGGACAGAACACAATCAAATCGAACTCGATGAATTAACGATAGAAGCATTCTTTAGGTATTTCCATCATGACTAAATTCACCGATTACTTATATGATTTGATTCAAAATTCGATTGATGCGAAAGCGTCAAACATCGAATTGCACATGAAGCATCAAGGGTTATTACGCGTCACCATCCAAGACAATGGCGTTGGGATGGATGAAGCCACCTTGATGAAAGTCAAAACATTCAGTTATTCTTCAAGAAAAACAAGAACAGTGGGATTAGGCCTTTCCCTGATCCACGATTTAACGATTCAAACGAATGGTTACTTTGAAATCACATCCAAATTGGGTGTGGGGACAACCTTATCTTTAGGCTTTGATGATCAACACATCGATTTTCCAGAGATGGGTGATATTTCGGCATTGATTGCAGATTTATACATGCATCAAGGGGTCCAAAACCTAATATTCAGCTTTGATGATTTTAGACTGGATTTCGAATCATTAGGACTCAATCAAACCATCAAAACGTATCGACAAAGAAACCAATTATACAATTACGTTCAAGAAAAATTAATAGAGGTGGCAAATGAAAACACTAGATGAACTCAAGCAGTTACGTGATGAATCCTTAAAAAAGATGACGATGCGTTATCAAAAGGATGGCTTTAGAATTCAAGTTGGGATGGGTACCTGTGGCATCGCCAGTGGTGCGAGACCGATTTTGAATGCTTTTTTAGAACAAATCGAACTCAGTGAATTGAAAAATGTGACGGTAACCCAAGTGGGATGCATGGGTGAATGTGCCCATGAACCGATGGCTGAGATCATCGACGAATCAGGACAATCTTACATTTATTGTGCACTCACGATTCCGATGGTCAGACAAATTGTCGAAAGACACATTGTGAACCATCAACCGATCACGAAATATTTACTCTCCGAAAGAAAGGACAAATAAACGATGTTAGAACGTATTCAAGTCCTCATCTGTGGGGGAACCGGGTGCATGTCTTCACACTCGAAAGAAATCAAAAAGGCATTTGAAGATGAATTGACCCTGTTGGGGATCAAATCCGAAGTGGGTTTGGTCTTAACCGGTTGTTTTGGGTTGTGTGAAAAAGGACCCGTCTTGGTCGTTTATCCCGATGAAACCTTTTATTCACACGTCACTGTAGGTGATGTGCGAACCATTTGTGAAGAACACCTCTTAAAAGGTCGTCCGGTTCAAAGATTGATGGTCAATGACCCGATTGCGAAAACCAAGATCAAACAAATGAGTCAACTTAAGTTCTATTCGAAACAAAAAAGAATTGCGTTAAGAAACTGCGGACAAATCAACCCGTTAGACATCAATGAATACATCGCCAAAGATGGTTATATGGCATTGGGTAAAATCTTATCCGAAATGAGTCCTGAAGCGGTCATTGATGAAGTCATCAAATCTGGACTCAAAGGTCGTGGCGGTGGAGGCTTCCCAACCGGCATGAAATGGCAGTTTGCGAGAAGTTCTCAAAGTAAAGTAAAATACGTCATTTGTAACGCCGATGAGGGCGACCCAGGTGCGTTTATGGATAGAGCGATTTTAGAAGGTGACCCACACTCGGTATTAGAAGCGATGGCCATTTGTGGCTACGCGATTGGGTCTAACCAAGGCTACATTTATGTCAGAGCGGAATACCCAGTGGCGGTTGAACGTTTGTACCACGCAATTGGTCAAGCCAGAGAATACGGCTTACTAGGTAAAAACATTTTCGGTACAGATTTCGAGTTTGATATTGATTTAAGACTCGGTGCTGGTGCCTTTGTGTGCGGTGAAGAAACCGCACTCATCCGATCGATTGAAGGCTATCGTGGTATGCCTACGTCCAAACCCCCATTCCCAGCAGTCAAAGGCTTATGGGGTCAACCAACCAATGTCAATAACGTCGAAACCTTCGCGAATGTGCCTGTGATTTTCTTACGTGGTGCAGATTACTTTAGATCCATTGGTACTGCTAAATCACCAGGTACCAAAGTTTTCGCGCTTGGCGG includes:
- a CDS encoding ATP-binding protein, yielding MVKEHQIIAGNFDLAGRASSDLKRLLKSMATYPRLYVNRVCSASYEAEINIVIHSVGGYMTYEVNEANIELNFFDDGPGIPDIELAMKKGYSTASQIAHLNGFGAGMGLNNIKELSDRLTIHSTPRGTHLKMIFTIGERDA
- a CDS encoding PHP domain-containing protein produces the protein MTYAYDLHIHSVLSPCGDVLMTPNNIFNMATLKGLDIIAITDHNSLKQLKVCHELSQSYDLLFIPGVEITVKEDFDVLCYFKHIDDALAFDLLLEQALPKIMNQPEQFGEQYICDIHDDFVAEAPYLLINPIEWTLQELIENLKAFPHILIYAHLDKKSRSGKDYVDRYTLDGIEFINPELKQAKNHFKNSDAHQIIDISERTEHNQIELDELTIEAFFRYFHHD
- a CDS encoding ATP-binding protein, with protein sequence MTKFTDYLYDLIQNSIDAKASNIELHMKHQGLLRVTIQDNGVGMDEATLMKVKTFSYSSRKTRTVGLGLSLIHDLTIQTNGYFEITSKLGVGTTLSLGFDDQHIDFPEMGDISALIADLYMHQGVQNLIFSFDDFRLDFESLGLNQTIKTYRQRNQLYNYVQEKLIEVANENTR
- a CDS encoding (2Fe-2S) ferredoxin domain-containing protein, with translation MKTLDELKQLRDESLKKMTMRYQKDGFRIQVGMGTCGIASGARPILNAFLEQIELSELKNVTVTQVGCMGECAHEPMAEIIDESGQSYIYCALTIPMVRQIVERHIVNHQPITKYLLSERKDK
- a CDS encoding NADH-ubiquinone oxidoreductase-F iron-sulfur binding region domain-containing protein; amino-acid sequence: MLERIQVLICGGTGCMSSHSKEIKKAFEDELTLLGIKSEVGLVLTGCFGLCEKGPVLVVYPDETFYSHVTVGDVRTICEEHLLKGRPVQRLMVNDPIAKTKIKQMSQLKFYSKQKRIALRNCGQINPLDINEYIAKDGYMALGKILSEMSPEAVIDEVIKSGLKGRGGGGFPTGMKWQFARSSQSKVKYVICNADEGDPGAFMDRAILEGDPHSVLEAMAICGYAIGSNQGYIYVRAEYPVAVERLYHAIGQAREYGLLGKNIFGTDFEFDIDLRLGAGAFVCGEETALIRSIEGYRGMPTSKPPFPAVKGLWGQPTNVNNVETFANVPVIFLRGADYFRSIGTAKSPGTKVFALGGKINNTGLVEVPMGTTLREVVFDIGGGIPQKRKFKAIQTGGPSGGCITEKDLDTPIDFDNLTALGSMMGSGGMIIMDEDNCMVDVARFYLDFTVDESCGKCTPCREGTKQMLDILNKICDGEGTLEDIDELERLGEMIKKTSLCGLGQTAPNPVLSTIKHFREEYIAHVTDKTCPAGVCSNLTHFVIHDNCIGCTKCAKNCPVNAISGWPKQVHILDQELCIKCGACKKACPVGAITSEPLHKGVSL